In a genomic window of Pieris brassicae chromosome 7, ilPieBrab1.1, whole genome shotgun sequence:
- the LOC123712530 gene encoding uncharacterized protein LOC123712530 isoform X2 yields the protein MHQNFYGNNLFAPENFKYVEINKQPAATYDNFYNGVLNAKNILCSLERSLKKTQNYEDRLLKCQCKHFHTTNEQYIFSNENDSSEEKCVSSRNSEDLANDWASMNVLCLKYQYEELSARYGVLLREYDERCNLETSHKETISRLRNRMKRNHTNLIEANKALLAVGEKYMKLRQKKLIEEWFEHRIEQLKQRIEDVVRTAERARLELDDQLNNCHEDNVSLSLLVEEVRKCNSLFLENIQMKSNVDE from the exons ATGCATCAAAATTTTTATGGTAATAACTTATTTGCACCGGAAAACTTCAAatatgtagaaataaataaa CAACCTGCCGCAACATAcgataatttttacaatggAGTTTTAAatgctaaaaatattttatgtagtcTTGAGAGAAGTCTGAAAAAGACTCAAAACTACGAAGACCGGTTGCTGAAGTGTCAGTGTAAACATTTTCACACAACCAATGAGCAGTATATCTTCTCAAACGAAAACGATTCTTCAGAAG aaaaatgtgtATCATCAAGGAACTCAGAAGACTTGGCGAATGATTGGGCCTCTATGAACGTTCTCTGTCTCAAATATCA GTATGAAGAACTATCAGCGCGATATGGTGTTTTATTACGCGAGTATGACGAACGTTGTAATTTAGAAACCTCCCACAAGGAAACAATTAGTAGATTACGAAATCGTATGAAAAGAAACCATACAAATCTTATTGAAGCTAACAAAGCATTATTAGCGGTTGGCGAAAAATACATGAAGCTTAGACAGAAAAAACTTATAGAG GAGTGGTTCGAACATCGCATAGAACAATTGAAGCAGCGTATAGAAGATGTTGTTAGAACAGCGGAAAGAGCGCGGCTTGAACTCGATGATCAGTTGAATAATTGTCATGAAGACAACGTTTCGCTGTCGCTACTTGTGGAAGAG gtaAGAAAATGCAATTCGTTATTTTTAGAGAACATTCAAATGAAGTCTAATGTTGATGAATAA
- the LOC123712530 gene encoding uncharacterized protein LOC123712530 isoform X1, whose product MHQNFYGNNLFAPENFKYVEINKQPAATYDNFYNGVLNAKNILCSLERSLKKTQNYEDRLLKCQCKHFHTTNEQYIFSNENDSSEEKCVSSRNSEDLANDWASMNVLCLKYQYEELSARYGVLLREYDERCNLETSHKETISRLRNRMKRNHTNLIEANKALLAVGEKYMKLRQKKLIEKEWFEHRIEQLKQRIEDVVRTAERARLELDDQLNNCHEDNVSLSLLVEEVRKCNSLFLENIQMKSNVDE is encoded by the exons ATGCATCAAAATTTTTATGGTAATAACTTATTTGCACCGGAAAACTTCAAatatgtagaaataaataaa CAACCTGCCGCAACATAcgataatttttacaatggAGTTTTAAatgctaaaaatattttatgtagtcTTGAGAGAAGTCTGAAAAAGACTCAAAACTACGAAGACCGGTTGCTGAAGTGTCAGTGTAAACATTTTCACACAACCAATGAGCAGTATATCTTCTCAAACGAAAACGATTCTTCAGAAG aaaaatgtgtATCATCAAGGAACTCAGAAGACTTGGCGAATGATTGGGCCTCTATGAACGTTCTCTGTCTCAAATATCA GTATGAAGAACTATCAGCGCGATATGGTGTTTTATTACGCGAGTATGACGAACGTTGTAATTTAGAAACCTCCCACAAGGAAACAATTAGTAGATTACGAAATCGTATGAAAAGAAACCATACAAATCTTATTGAAGCTAACAAAGCATTATTAGCGGTTGGCGAAAAATACATGAAGCTTAGACAGAAAAAACTTATAGAG AAGGAGTGGTTCGAACATCGCATAGAACAATTGAAGCAGCGTATAGAAGATGTTGTTAGAACAGCGGAAAGAGCGCGGCTTGAACTCGATGATCAGTTGAATAATTGTCATGAAGACAACGTTTCGCTGTCGCTACTTGTGGAAGAG gtaAGAAAATGCAATTCGTTATTTTTAGAGAACATTCAAATGAAGTCTAATGTTGATGAATAA